In Streptomyces capitiformicae, one genomic interval encodes:
- a CDS encoding bifunctional DNA primase/polymerase, with protein MGFTIGGIREMRIREMRSGTRRRGRTSECTAVAEFTGLWGWDVVPGARTASGACSCGKAHCAAPGAHPLDFAPPVRAGATLDEVSEAWAQFPGASIMLPVGRSFDVIEVAEPAGRHALVRLERMGLPLGPVIAAPEGRAHFLVAPGAAAELPELLYRMGWDDPSALDLRGLGPGTHVTAPPSDRAGLGPARWLRSPALDSATKPPAPRLLLGTLAYVAHRSRA; from the coding sequence ATGGGCTTCACGATCGGCGGTATTCGGGAGATGCGTATCCGGGAGATGCGTTCGGGTACGCGGCGGCGTGGCCGTACCTCGGAGTGCACGGCCGTGGCCGAGTTCACCGGCCTCTGGGGATGGGACGTCGTCCCCGGCGCACGGACGGCTTCGGGCGCGTGCTCATGCGGCAAGGCGCACTGCGCCGCGCCTGGCGCACATCCCCTCGACTTCGCTCCCCCGGTCCGCGCCGGGGCCACGCTCGACGAGGTGAGCGAGGCCTGGGCCCAGTTCCCCGGCGCCTCGATCATGCTGCCGGTCGGCCGTTCCTTCGACGTGATCGAGGTTGCCGAGCCCGCCGGGCGGCACGCCCTGGTCCGGCTGGAGCGCATGGGCCTCCCGCTCGGCCCGGTGATCGCCGCCCCCGAGGGTCGCGCGCACTTCCTCGTCGCCCCGGGCGCGGCGGCCGAGCTGCCCGAGCTGCTCTACCGCATGGGCTGGGACGACCCCTCCGCCCTGGACCTGCGGGGCCTCGGCCCCGGCACCCACGTCACCGCCCCGCCCTCCGACCGCGCCGGCCTCGGCCCGGCCCGCTGGCTCCGCTCCCCGGCCCTCGACTCGGCGACGAAGCCGCCGGCCCCGCGGCTACTGCTCGGAACGCTGGCGTACGTGGCGCACCGGTCGCGTGCTTAG
- the nsdA gene encoding transcriptional repressor NsdA gives MGGNGGSGTNAEKRPNELLGSWFVRSGWSKGELARQVNRRARQLGANHISTDTSRVRRWLDGENPREPIPRILSELFSERFGCVVAVEDLGLRAAHQSPSVSGVDLPWTGPQTVALISEFSRSDLMLARRGFLGSSLALSAGPALIEPMQRWLVPSPLVPRAEPEPPAAVRRGGRLSQPELELLESTTAMFRQWDAQCGGGLRRKAVVGQLHEVTDLLQEPQPEATTRRLFKVAAELAELAGWMSYDIGLQPTAQKYFVLALHAAKEAGDKPLGSYVLSSMSRQMIHLGRPDDALELIHLAQYGSRDCASPRTQSMLYAMEARAYANMGQPGKCKRAVRMAEDTFTDAEEWDDPDPDWIRFFNEAELHGENSHSYRDLAYVAGRSPTYASLAEPVMRRAVELFSTDTEHQRSYALNLIGMATVHLLQREPEQGVTMAQRAMEVAKKVRSERVNTRIRKTVDTAVRDFGDLAEVVDLTDKLAAHLPETAEAV, from the coding sequence GTGGGCGGCAACGGCGGAAGCGGCACGAACGCTGAGAAGCGCCCGAACGAACTGTTGGGCTCGTGGTTCGTCCGCAGCGGCTGGTCCAAGGGCGAGCTCGCCCGGCAGGTGAACCGCCGGGCCCGCCAGCTCGGGGCCAACCACATCTCCACCGACACCTCCCGTGTGCGCCGCTGGCTCGACGGGGAGAACCCACGCGAGCCGATCCCCCGGATCCTGTCCGAGTTGTTCTCCGAGCGGTTCGGTTGTGTGGTCGCCGTGGAGGACCTGGGGCTGCGCGCCGCTCACCAGTCACCGTCGGTGTCCGGCGTCGACCTGCCCTGGACGGGCCCGCAGACCGTGGCGCTGATCAGCGAGTTCTCGCGCAGCGACCTGATGCTGGCGCGGCGCGGCTTCCTCGGGAGCTCGCTGGCCCTGTCCGCGGGCCCGGCCCTCATCGAGCCGATGCAGCGCTGGCTCGTCCCCTCGCCCCTCGTCCCGCGTGCGGAACCGGAGCCGCCCGCCGCCGTCCGCCGTGGCGGACGCCTCTCCCAGCCGGAGCTGGAGCTCCTGGAGTCCACCACGGCGATGTTCCGGCAGTGGGACGCCCAGTGCGGCGGCGGTCTGCGCCGCAAGGCGGTCGTCGGCCAGCTGCACGAGGTGACCGACCTCCTCCAGGAACCCCAGCCCGAGGCCACCACCAGGCGCCTGTTCAAGGTCGCGGCGGAACTCGCCGAGCTGGCCGGCTGGATGTCGTACGACATCGGCCTCCAGCCCACCGCCCAGAAATACTTCGTCCTCGCCCTGCACGCCGCCAAGGAGGCGGGCGACAAGCCTCTCGGCTCGTACGTCCTCTCCAGCATGAGCCGGCAGATGATCCACCTCGGCCGGCCCGACGACGCGCTCGAACTGATCCACCTCGCCCAGTACGGCAGCCGCGACTGCGCGAGCCCGCGCACCCAGTCGATGCTGTATGCGATGGAGGCCCGCGCCTACGCGAACATGGGCCAGCCCGGAAAGTGCAAACGGGCGGTCCGGATGGCCGAGGACACCTTCACCGACGCCGAGGAATGGGACGACCCGGATCCCGACTGGATCCGATTCTTCAACGAGGCCGAACTGCACGGCGAGAACTCCCACTCCTACCGCGATCTCGCCTATGTCGCCGGCCGCAGCCCCACCTACGCCTCCCTGGCCGAGCCTGTGATGCGCCGCGCCGTCGAGCTCTTCTCCACGGACACCGAACACCAGCGGTCGTACGCGCTGAACCTCATCGGCATGGCCACGGTGCATCTGCTCCAGCGGGAGCCCGAGCAGGGCGTGACCATGGCGCAGCGGGCCATGGAGGTCGCCAAGAAGGTGCGCTCCGAGCGCGTCAACACCCGTATCCGCAAGACCGTCGACACGGCCGTACGCGATTTCGGCGATCTCGCCGAGGTCGTCGACCTCACCGACAAGCTCGCCGCACACCTCCCCGAAACCGCCGAAGCGGTCTGA
- a CDS encoding ammonium transporter produces MNGTDTGFVLISAALVMVMTPGLALFYGGMVRAKSVLNMLMMSFISLGIVSILWVLYGYSLAFSGDAGGFIGNLDAIGLKGIDIASTVDSFVTGADEKPHQIAAFAFILFQMLFAVITPALMSGALADRVKFGAWMIFVALWVTIVYFPVAHWVWAPGGWLFEMGVIDFAGGTAVHINAGIGALAAVLVVGKRIGFKKDPMRPHSLPLVMIGTALLWFGWFGFNAGSWLGVDGTTARMAINTQIATAAAIIGWLIYERIRHGAFTTLGACSGAVAGLVAITPSGGHVNAFGAILIGVVAGAVCSWAVSLKYKLGYDDSLDVVGVHLVGGVLGTLMVGFLATGVGGLDQFGKQATGAFSVMGYTFVVTWIIAFAIQKTIGFRASEEDEVSGVDQAQHAETAYDFTSATQSHISSTTSSVAATESKKVEA; encoded by the coding sequence TTGAACGGCACAGATACCGGATTCGTATTGATCAGCGCGGCGCTCGTCATGGTGATGACGCCGGGCCTGGCGCTCTTCTACGGCGGCATGGTCCGGGCGAAGAGCGTGCTGAACATGCTGATGATGTCCTTCATCTCGCTGGGCATCGTCAGCATCCTGTGGGTGCTGTACGGATACTCCCTCGCGTTCAGTGGTGACGCGGGCGGGTTCATCGGCAACCTGGACGCGATCGGCCTCAAGGGCATCGACATCGCGAGCACGGTCGACAGCTTCGTCACCGGCGCGGACGAAAAGCCGCACCAGATCGCCGCGTTCGCGTTCATCCTCTTCCAGATGCTGTTCGCGGTCATCACCCCGGCCCTGATGAGCGGCGCGCTCGCCGACCGCGTGAAGTTCGGCGCCTGGATGATCTTCGTCGCCCTCTGGGTCACGATCGTCTACTTCCCGGTCGCCCACTGGGTCTGGGCCCCGGGCGGCTGGCTCTTCGAGATGGGTGTCATCGACTTCGCCGGTGGTACCGCGGTCCACATCAACGCCGGTATCGGCGCGCTCGCCGCGGTCCTCGTCGTGGGCAAGCGGATCGGCTTCAAGAAGGACCCGATGCGGCCGCACAGCCTGCCGCTGGTCATGATCGGCACCGCCCTGCTGTGGTTCGGCTGGTTCGGCTTCAACGCCGGTTCCTGGCTCGGTGTCGACGGCACGACCGCCCGGATGGCGATCAACACGCAGATCGCGACCGCCGCGGCCATCATCGGCTGGCTGATCTACGAGCGCATCCGCCACGGCGCGTTCACCACCCTCGGTGCCTGCTCCGGCGCCGTCGCCGGCCTCGTCGCCATCACCCCGTCCGGCGGTCACGTCAACGCCTTCGGCGCCATCCTGATCGGTGTCGTCGCCGGTGCGGTCTGCTCCTGGGCCGTCAGCCTCAAGTACAAGCTCGGCTACGACGACTCCCTCGACGTCGTCGGCGTCCACCTGGTCGGCGGTGTCCTCGGCACCCTGATGGTCGGCTTCCTCGCCACCGGTGTGGGCGGCCTCGACCAGTTCGGCAAGCAGGCCACGGGTGCCTTCTCCGTCATGGGCTACACCTTCGTGGTGACCTGGATCATCGCCTTCGCCATCCAGAAGACGATCGGCTTCCGCGCCTCCGAGGAGGACGAGGTCTCCGGTGTCGACCAGGCCCAGCACGCCGAGACCGCTTACGACTTCACCTCGGCGACCCAGTCGCACATCTCCTCCACGACGAGCAGCGTCGCTGCCACTGAGAGCAAGAAGGTCGAGGCATGA
- a CDS encoding P-II family nitrogen regulator, with product MKLITAVVKPHRLDEIKEALQAFGVHGLTVTEASGYGRQRGHTEVYRGAEYTVDLVPKIRIEVLAEDDDAEQLIDVIVKAARTGKIGDGKVWSIPVETAVRVRTGERGPDAL from the coding sequence ATGAAGCTGATCACCGCGGTCGTCAAGCCGCACCGGCTCGACGAGATCAAGGAAGCACTGCAGGCCTTCGGGGTGCACGGTCTTACGGTCACCGAGGCCAGTGGGTACGGTCGGCAGCGCGGGCACACCGAGGTGTACCGCGGCGCCGAGTACACGGTGGACCTGGTCCCCAAGATCCGTATCGAGGTGCTGGCCGAGGACGACGACGCCGAGCAGCTGATCGACGTCATCGTCAAGGCCGCCCGCACCGGCAAGATCGGTGACGGCAAGGTCTGGTCGATCCCGGTCGAGACGGCCGTACGGGTCCGGACCGGTGAGCGCGGCCCGGACGCGCTCTGA
- a CDS encoding [protein-PII] uridylyltransferase — MTSTDARTQAEDSGPSGYAAARLHLLQEGAQSGPPRRAALAELTDDWLAGLFGAGASELRGVSLVAVGGYGRGELSPRSDLDLLLLHDGTDEEAVAALADRIWYPIWDLGLALDHSVRTPAEARKTASEDLKAHLGLLDARHLAGDLGLTAGLRTAVLADWRNQAPKRLPELQELCAERAERQGELQYLLEPDLKEARGGLRDATALRAVAASWLADAPREGLADARRRLLDVRDALHLATGRATDRLALQEQDQVAAELGLLDADTLLRQVYEAARVISYASDVTWREVGRVLRSRAVRPRLRAMLGGGKPTAERSPLAEGVVEQDGEAVLARAARPERDPVLPLRAAAAAAQAGLPLSLHAVRRLAAVARPLPTPWPAEAREQLVTLLGSGRPTVDVWEALEAEGLITRLLPDWERVRCRPQRNAVHIWTVDRHLIETAVRASELTRRVHRPDLLLVAALLHDIGKGWPGDHSVAGEIIAKDVAARIGFDREDVAVIATLVRHHLLLVDTATRRDLEDPATVRSVAEAVGSPGTLELLHALTESDALATGPAAWSAWRASLVADLVKRVAAVFAGDIPEEPEPAAPTAEEERLAIEAFRTGGPVLALRAQTEAAADEKDEKADPEPLGVELLIAVPDQAGVLPAVAGVLAMHRLTVRTAELSALDLPDGVEGSVLLLNWRVAAEYGSLPQAARLRADLVRALDGSLDIAGRLAERDAAYPRRRGVVAPPPRVTVAAAASRHATVIEVRAQDAPGLLHRIGRALEDASVRVRSAHVSTLGANAVDAFYVTGPKGTPLPSDEAAAVARKLEETLRG; from the coding sequence GTGACGAGTACGGACGCACGTACACAAGCAGAGGACTCGGGACCCAGCGGCTACGCGGCGGCCCGGCTGCACCTCCTCCAGGAGGGGGCGCAGTCCGGGCCGCCGCGCCGTGCCGCCCTCGCCGAGCTCACGGACGACTGGCTCGCGGGCCTCTTCGGCGCCGGGGCCTCGGAGCTGCGCGGGGTCTCGCTGGTCGCCGTCGGGGGGTACGGGCGCGGTGAGCTGTCGCCGCGCAGCGATCTCGATCTGCTGCTCCTGCACGACGGGACCGACGAGGAGGCCGTGGCCGCCCTCGCCGACCGCATCTGGTACCCCATCTGGGACCTGGGGCTCGCCCTCGACCACTCCGTCCGCACCCCCGCAGAGGCCCGCAAGACCGCGAGCGAGGACCTCAAGGCACACCTGGGGCTGCTGGACGCCAGGCACCTCGCCGGAGACCTGGGACTGACCGCCGGACTGCGCACCGCCGTCCTCGCCGACTGGCGCAACCAGGCACCCAAGCGACTCCCGGAACTCCAGGAGCTGTGCGCCGAGCGGGCCGAGCGGCAGGGAGAGCTGCAGTACCTCCTTGAGCCCGACCTGAAGGAGGCCCGGGGCGGGCTGCGCGACGCCACCGCTCTGCGGGCCGTCGCCGCCTCCTGGCTCGCCGACGCCCCGCGCGAGGGGCTCGCCGACGCCCGCCGCCGACTCCTCGACGTACGCGACGCCCTTCACCTCGCCACCGGGCGCGCGACCGACCGGCTCGCGCTCCAGGAACAGGACCAGGTCGCCGCCGAGCTCGGTCTGCTGGACGCCGACACACTGCTTCGCCAGGTGTACGAGGCCGCGCGGGTCATCTCGTACGCCAGTGACGTCACCTGGCGTGAAGTGGGGCGCGTACTGCGATCGCGCGCCGTGCGGCCCAGGCTGCGCGCCATGCTGGGCGGAGGCAAGCCGACCGCGGAGCGCTCGCCGCTGGCCGAGGGCGTGGTGGAGCAGGACGGGGAGGCCGTACTCGCGCGCGCCGCCCGGCCCGAGCGGGACCCGGTGCTGCCGCTGCGCGCCGCCGCCGCTGCCGCCCAGGCCGGACTCCCGCTGTCCCTGCACGCCGTACGCCGCCTCGCGGCCGTCGCCCGGCCACTGCCGACGCCCTGGCCCGCCGAGGCCCGCGAACAGCTCGTCACCCTGTTGGGTTCCGGGCGGCCGACCGTGGACGTCTGGGAGGCCCTGGAGGCCGAGGGGCTCATCACCCGGCTGCTGCCCGACTGGGAGCGGGTCCGCTGCCGTCCGCAGCGCAACGCGGTGCACATCTGGACCGTCGACCGGCACCTCATCGAGACCGCCGTCCGGGCCTCCGAGCTGACCCGCCGGGTCCACCGGCCCGACCTGCTCCTCGTCGCCGCGCTGCTGCACGACATCGGCAAGGGCTGGCCCGGCGACCACTCCGTGGCGGGCGAGATCATCGCCAAGGACGTGGCGGCCAGGATCGGCTTCGACCGCGAGGACGTGGCGGTGATCGCCACGCTCGTACGGCACCATCTGCTGCTCGTCGACACGGCCACGCGCCGCGATCTGGAGGACCCGGCCACCGTCCGGTCCGTGGCGGAGGCCGTCGGGTCGCCGGGGACGCTGGAGCTGCTGCACGCGCTCACCGAGTCGGACGCGCTGGCCACCGGGCCCGCCGCCTGGTCGGCGTGGCGTGCCTCCCTCGTGGCCGACCTGGTCAAGCGGGTCGCCGCGGTGTTCGCCGGGGACATCCCCGAAGAGCCCGAGCCCGCCGCGCCCACCGCCGAGGAGGAGCGGCTCGCCATCGAGGCGTTCCGCACCGGCGGGCCGGTGCTGGCGCTGCGCGCGCAGACGGAGGCGGCCGCCGACGAGAAGGACGAGAAGGCCGACCCGGAGCCGCTCGGCGTGGAGCTCCTCATCGCCGTACCCGACCAGGCCGGTGTTCTGCCCGCGGTCGCCGGCGTCCTCGCCATGCACCGGCTCACCGTGCGCACGGCGGAGCTGAGCGCGCTCGACCTGCCGGACGGCGTCGAGGGCTCCGTACTGCTGCTGAACTGGCGCGTGGCCGCCGAGTACGGCTCCCTGCCCCAGGCTGCCCGGCTCCGCGCCGACCTCGTACGGGCGCTGGACGGCTCGCTGGACATCGCCGGACGGCTCGCGGAGCGCGACGCCGCCTACCCCCGGCGCCGGGGCGTGGTCGCGCCCCCGCCGCGCGTCACGGTGGCCGCGGCCGCCTCCCGGCACGCCACGGTCATCGAGGTGCGCGCCCAGGACGCCCCCGGTCTGCTGCACCGCATCGGACGGGCCCTGGAGGACGCGAGCGTACGGGTGCGCAGCGCGCATGTGAGCACGCTGGGCGCGAACGCGGTGGACGCCTTCTACGTCACCGGACCGAAGGGGACGCCCCTGCCGAGCGACGAGGCGGCGGCCGTGGCACGCAAGCTGGAGGAGACGCTGCGCGGCTGA
- the ffh gene encoding signal recognition particle protein, protein MFDTLSDRLSATFKNLRGKGRLSEADIDATAREIRIALLEADVALPVVRGFIKNVKERALGAEVSKALNPAQQVLKIVNEELVTILGGETRRLRFAKQPPTVIMLAGLQGAGKTTLAGKLGKWLKEQGHSPLLVACDLQRPNAVNQLSVVAERAGVAVYAPEPGNGVGDPVKVAKDSIEFAKSKVHDIVVVDTAGRLGIDQEMMQQAADIRDAVGPDEILFVVDAMIGQDAVNTAEAFRDGVGFDGVVLSKLDGDARGGAALSIRQITGKPIMFASNGEKLDDFDAFHPDRMASRILDMGDLLTLIEQAEKTFSQEEAQKMASKLASKKGQDFTLDDFLAQMEQVRKMGSISKLLGMLPGMGQIKDQINNLDERDVDRTAAIIKSMTPGERQDPTIINGSRRARIAKGSGVEVSAVKNLVERFFEARKMMSRMAQGGGMPGMPGMPGMGGGPGRTKKQPKKAKGKQRSGNPMKRKQQEQEEAARRAAAAEGGAFGLPGQQGGQDFELPDEFKKFMG, encoded by the coding sequence GTGTTCGATACGCTCTCCGATCGCCTCTCAGCGACTTTCAAGAACCTGCGCGGCAAGGGGCGCCTCAGCGAGGCGGACATCGACGCCACGGCTCGTGAAATCCGCATCGCGCTCCTCGAAGCGGATGTGGCCCTCCCGGTCGTCCGGGGCTTCATCAAGAACGTCAAGGAGCGGGCCCTCGGCGCCGAGGTCTCCAAGGCGCTGAACCCCGCCCAGCAGGTCCTCAAGATCGTCAACGAGGAGCTCGTCACCATCCTCGGTGGCGAGACCCGTCGCCTCCGCTTCGCCAAGCAGCCGCCCACGGTCATCATGCTCGCGGGTCTGCAGGGTGCCGGTAAGACGACCCTCGCGGGCAAGCTCGGCAAGTGGCTGAAGGAGCAGGGCCACTCGCCGCTGCTCGTCGCCTGTGACCTCCAGCGTCCGAACGCGGTCAACCAGCTGAGCGTCGTCGCCGAGCGCGCGGGCGTCGCGGTCTACGCCCCCGAGCCGGGCAATGGCGTCGGCGACCCGGTCAAGGTTGCCAAGGACTCCATCGAGTTCGCGAAGTCGAAGGTCCACGACATCGTGGTGGTCGACACCGCGGGCCGCCTGGGCATCGACCAGGAGATGATGCAGCAGGCCGCCGACATCCGCGACGCGGTCGGCCCCGACGAGATCCTCTTCGTCGTCGACGCGATGATCGGTCAGGACGCGGTCAACACCGCCGAGGCCTTCCGTGACGGCGTCGGCTTCGACGGCGTCGTGCTGTCCAAACTCGACGGTGACGCCCGCGGTGGTGCGGCCCTGTCGATCCGGCAGATCACCGGCAAGCCGATCATGTTCGCGTCGAACGGCGAGAAGCTCGACGACTTCGACGCGTTCCACCCGGACCGGATGGCCTCCCGCATCCTCGACATGGGTGACCTGCTCACCCTGATCGAGCAGGCGGAGAAGACCTTCAGCCAGGAAGAGGCCCAGAAGATGGCCTCCAAGCTGGCGTCCAAGAAGGGGCAGGACTTCACGCTCGACGACTTCCTGGCCCAGATGGAGCAGGTCAGGAAGATGGGCAGCATCAGCAAGCTGCTCGGCATGCTGCCCGGCATGGGACAGATCAAGGACCAGATCAACAACCTCGACGAGCGGGACGTCGACCGCACCGCCGCGATCATCAAGTCGATGACGCCGGGCGAGCGCCAGGACCCGACGATCATCAACGGCTCGCGCCGCGCCCGTATCGCCAAGGGTTCCGGTGTCGAGGTCAGCGCGGTGAAGAACCTCGTGGAGCGGTTCTTCGAGGCCCGCAAGATGATGTCCCGCATGGCCCAGGGCGGCGGCATGCCCGGGATGCCCGGGATGCCCGGCATGGGCGGCGGCCCCGGCCGTACGAAGAAGCAGCCGAAGAAGGCCAAGGGCAAGCAGCGCTCCGGCAACCCGATGAAGCGCAAGCAGCAGGAGCAGGAGGAGGCCGCCCGCCGGGC